The Chlamydomonas reinhardtii strain CC-503 cw92 mt+ chromosome 3, whole genome shotgun sequence genome contains the following window.
TCTGTAACGGCGGACGTATTGCAGTTGCCTCGCTGGTATCATGCTATCGCTGATCGTGATGGTGGGGCTtcagagcggcagcagcagcgccggtcaAGGCCCGGTCGTCGGTCCGAAAGTTTCCATGTTCCAGAAGTTCAGCGGAAGCGGGCACAAGGGGCAGTCTAATGGTAAAGGGGCAATCTAAGGGGAGCCAACTTAAGCGTCATGCGGACTGTGGCTCAGGGGAAGAGGGGCCTCGGGTGGAAGAGGAAGCGTCAGCTGGgaacaacagcggcggcacggacaGGCACACACGACACACGCAGGGTCGAAATACATTTACTACTGCGAGCATCGTCAGCACCAaggaacgtgtatggggggggttGGTTCGAGTTCGGGGATTCTGAAGTTACTGAGTTTacagaggcggggtgggactgggTGGGCATGATTGCGCAGGTGGCTAACGTTGCGCAAGGGTGCCGCAGGTCCGAACGACACGCACAGCCACCCCGTGGCCGGCCAGCCTTTCCGCCTTGCGCGTTAGACTGAGGGCTCGGCAGCCAGTCAAGCAATGCGTTGTGCGATCCAGGGGTGCAATCAGTACGTGAGAACTCAGCAGCAGACGCGTGCCGTTGCCCTGAAATCTCTCTCATACTGGGATCATAGCGAAAGCACAGTCACGTTGCCCTGCTCATTCGCGCCAGTTGTGCACCCATGGTGAACTCCTTAGATCAAGGCATCCGCCGCGTGAGTGCCGAGACTCAACGACCGCACACACCATCTCCCGCGCGATGCCTAAGCCTTCGACCACTAGCATATCGTACTCAGGTACTCCACAACGCAACAACGTCCATCATATGGTACACCGGCGCTGACAACTGCACACTTGCTCTTTGCGTACATCTGTTGCCGCCAGGGAGGCCGCCTGTAGTTGACGCCGTGCCGTCACTCTAGCTGCTACGGCAATTAATCAAAACGGTCACAACGGTGGTTGATGGGGCCGCACTCATGGCGCAAAGCCGCCAACCAAATAGGATATTGTACAAACGCAGCTCATGCCGCATCCTAAACCGATGCCCATGGTAACACACGTCCTAGTAATGATATAACACAGCGTGTCCACCTTTTTGGGGAGTAgacgcccacacgccctcacatGACCAGCCCGAATTTCTCACCCAAGCACCAAGGCGCCTGCCTTGGGCTTGCCTAGAACCTGAAGGGCCCAAAGCGGCTGTCGGTGCTGATGCGCGGCacgttggcggtggcggcggccaggctcAGCCCCACCACACGGCGCGTGTCGGCGGGGTCAATGCAGCCGTCATCCCACAGCCGCGCACTGGCGTACTCGGGCCGCGCCTGTGTGTCGTACGCCGCGGTCATGGCGGCGCGGAActtggcctcctcctcaggCGCCCACTGCTTGCCCTTGCGGCGTTGcttgtccgcctccacctggtGGTGCATGTGCGTGGGAGGACACGAGGGAAGGCTGGGCGGGGAAGAGCTGGGCGCGCGGTGTGCATGGGAACGGAGACAAGAGTGCGGGACAGCGGGAGATTCAGGCCTAGCACCTTGAGCGACTCCGCTGCTTCCTGTGCGGGCGGTCACACTGAAGCCCTGGAAGCTGACATGTCCAGTCGTGTctcacacacctgcgccagcacaccggcagcctgctcgccgcccATGACGCCAATCCTTGCGTTTGGCCACATGTACATGAAATGAGGACTGTAGGCCTGCCGAGGTTGGGACGGGGGAAAGCATAATACTTTGTGGTTGCTCTTCACTACACGGTTGGCAGATAGCCCTTGGCTACCGTATTGCTTGTCAACGCCACAACCTTGTGATGGAAGCACATTCTTATTCACGCACACGCGGACCCGGCGTGCCCAGGCCGTACTCACCCTGCCGCACATGCCGTAGTTCCCGGCTCCGAAGCTGCCGCCGATGACCACCGTCACCTTGGGCACGTCAGCGTTGGCCACCGCGCGAACCATCTTGGCGCCGTCCTTGGcgatgccgcccgcctcggccgcccggcccaccaTGAAGCCCGTGATGTTctaggtggagggagggggcggcgggggagaggcATGAGGACGCATGCGGGTTGCAGCAGCATCCCCCAACTAAGAGGGTGCTCAGCGCCCGACCTGGCGTGACCAGGGCCTGTGCACAAAGGTTTGCACGCACGCAATGACAGGTACCGGTAGCTCTGGCATGCTGTGACTCGGCAGGGCACGGCGCGCTCTGGGGCCCACCCGTCGTCCTCACTTGCAGGAaaagcagcggcacgccgcgctgcgcgcacAGCTGCACAAAGTGTGCGCCCTtctgtgccgccgcgctgaaCAGCACCCCGTTGTTGGCCACCACGCCCACTTCCTGGCCGTACACACTGCCGAAGCCTGCATTAGGCGATCAAGTGTTCAAGGCGCGCACGTATCAGACGTGCACCTACAAACCAAACCATGACAGGTGCACGACACGTGGCATGGgtgacagcagcgcggcagcgttCCCGCGGCTTGCATCCTTCTCAACAGCCGTAcagcacagccacacacaggcATCAACTTCCTGCGTGTCACATTCCTTGTGCTTTCAAACACAGGCATCAACGCAGCTGCGGTGTCCGCGGGCACCCACCCGTGACCAGCGTGGTGCCGTAGTTGGTTTTGAACTCGTccaggcggctgccgtccagcagccgggccagcacggcgcgcacgtcgaaggggcggcgggcgtcggcgGGCACCACCCCGCGCAGCTCCTCAACCGGGTACACAGGTTCCTGCCAGGACGTGGCCGGGGGGCCCAATGtagtgggcggcaggggcaggtgcgccaCGATGTCCCGCGCGATGGCCAGCGCGTGCGCCTCGTCCTGGGCGTAGTGGTCCGTCACGCCTGTcgtggtgcgcggcggcgcggatgagGAAGGGTCAAGGGTCCGGGTTGCGACGCGAGGTCAAACAGCGGCGTGCGTGGCTCGGCACCAGCCAACAGCTGCATCGACATGCTGCGCTACCCCGATGCAGATGgaacagcgccgcccacaTTGCATTGCACGGGtcggcgccagtgccagtgccagtgccagtgccagtgccagtcaGTGCCAGTCCCAGTGCCAGTCCCAGGACGACTCCCCTCAAGATCAGTAAAAACTCCCAACGTGCTGgcatcgccgcgcccgcagttCTACCTACCCTGAGGGTCGTTGCGACAatccatccaccacccacttACCCGAGGTGCTGCAGTGcaggtccgcgccgcccagatCCTCGGCGCTCACATcctcgccggtggcggccttgaccagcggcgggccgcctAGGAAGAtggtgccgttgccgcgcACAATGACGCACTCGTCCGCCATGGCCGGCAcgtaggcgccgccggccgtgcaggagcccagcaccaccgcgatCTGgtagcgggagggagggcagtcAAGGGCGGGGGGCCCAATCAGGACACTAGGTGCTAGACACTtgcggcaggagctgcagcgtcAGGGCCCGCTGCTCTGCCTTCCGGGACCGATTGAGAACATACGCCGCCAGGCAGTACGGCTGCGTGTGGCCAGGGCCCTGCCTCGCGCCCATACGATACCTGCGgtatgccggcggcggacatgcGGGCCTGGTTGTAGAAGATGCGGCCAAAGTGGTCCCGGTCAGGGAACACCTCGGCCTGTCGTGGcaggttggcgccgccgctgtccaccaggtacaggcacggcagctggcactgcgccgccacctcctgcagccgcaggtgttTCTGCGGCGCGGCAACGAGCAGGGGTGAAAGCGACTGGTAAGGGACAAGGTCCAAGCAGGTGACATGGAAAGGGATCCACTGGGAAGAGACGACAcgacggcacggcgccctGAGGTCGTTTCAGTGCACGCGCCAACGCACCTTGACAGTGATGGGGTAGTAGGTGCCGCCCTTGACTGTGGCGTCGTTGGCCACGATAGCGACCAGGCGGCCCTGCACCTTGCCGATGCCCGTTAcaatgccgccacccgccacatcGTCGTCACCTGCCGAGCCACCCGGCGGCAAGGGGTGGCAACGCTGGGGCTTTGGGCTTTGGGGTCGCTACCGAGGTTGCATCGTCtctgcacctgccgccagaCCACCTGCCCGAGAGACGCCTCGTGCGCATGTGAGTCTGCAGCGTACGGAACAATACGGGCCAGGCGAGGTACGCAGCCCGGTTCCGCTGCCGCATGCTGTGTCGCCTTAACCCAAACACCGTGCCCAAGCACCTA
Protein-coding sequences here:
- a CDS encoding 3-methylcrotonyl-CoA carboxylase gives rise to the protein MLSRQALCLRAAAGLSALTQDFGALASAASSVAGTPSSHNSAATSQLLRSLPPFPAPFSSSWRSVSTATTSSASNVLAPALDREAVANTAAMSQLLTHMNGLHAVARAGGGATAIARHRSRNKLLPRERIDALLDEGSPFLELSPLAGRGLYGDDDVAGGGIVTGIGKVQGRLVAIVANDATVKGGTYYPITVKKHLRLQEVAAQCQLPCLYLVDSGGANLPRQAEVFPDRDHFGRIFYNQARMSAAGIPQIAVVLGSCTAGGAYVPAMADECVIVRGNGTIFLGGPPLVKAATGEDVSAEDLGGADLHCSTSGVTDHYAQDEAHALAIARDIVAHLPLPPTTLGPPATSWQEPVYPVEELRGVVPADARRPFDVRAVLARLLDGSRLDEFKTNYGTTLVTGFGSVYGQEVGVVANNGVLFSAAAQKGAHFVQLCAQRGVPLLFLQNITGFMVGRAAEAGGIAKDGAKMVRAVANADVPKVTVVIGGSFGAGNYGMCGRAYSPHFMYMWPNARIGVMGGEQAAGVLAQVEADKQRRKGKQWAPEEEAKFRAAMTAAYDTQARPEYASARLWDDGCIDPADTRRVVGLSLAAATANVPRISTDSRFGPFRF